Genomic segment of Arctopsyche grandis isolate Sample6627 chromosome 3, ASM5162203v2, whole genome shotgun sequence:
catcatcatcatcattggtTGCGTCGTTCGTATGCtgtgaacttttttttattatcactaTTTTATAAGAGCGTTCGTATgctgtgaattttttttatcatcattttctttattttataagagtataaaaatatatatatgtatgataaatataGCACAATAAGATATGATTACTTTTACGTTCACACCATTTTACAAGAATAAACCCGGTTTCATTTGTACGCATGTTGTAATTCTCAATTTCCTATctagaaatatttatatatatatatatatatatatatataaggttgtggctatttgcaggtactacatctgcgaattattggctatttgcagatactatatctgcgacaggcgcaaaggcttctgcgcatgcgcgtgaactgtcactgtcaacgTGTTTActgataaaatttagttagaacTCGTAAAATGACGTagtatgaacgattgattaaacatataagattaaaataatgaacgattgatcaATGAAGTCAagtatacattaaatgtaagaaattataatcggattataagttcaagcgcatgcgcagaaggctttgcgcctgtcgcagatatagtacctacaaatagccacaacctatttaaaattcaaatgaaacgcgcgtcttttgtttgttttttttttcttgtatcAGGTGCtataaagaaaaaagtaaaaaaaaaatcgatcaagTCTATATgttgatataataatagaaataaataacaatgcttatgttataatatattatttaaatgttgcCGTTGTTAACTCCGtcactttatataataataacgataATAATAATGGGGGGGGTTTTAGGGGGGTAGTATTGGCTTTAAAAGATTCGTTCTCAAATGATCTGATGACAATTTCAAATAGTGACACATGAATGCATTTTAATAGTaaagaaatataattaaaaaaaaaaaaaacactatctAGTCAAGTACGAGATATCAAgtaataatcaaaatttatataagtatatttttcgttgcattaaaaatataatgacgGGCGTCTGATGAGTTTGTAGACGCTCGTGCATCATCTAATCTCGGATCAACGTTGGAATTTGTAAATACGATTGCAATTTGTAATATGATTGCAATCATGCCGTTTCAATAAAACTGTGCGTTTctgttttcaaatttatttttgctaCTTTAATTTCAATgtctgtttgtttttttttcactcaactgtattattattgtataacaTTTTCGTTTGTAATGAGcacatgtttatttttgcaaattgTAACAGttgacatttattattattaatatataatattgtctTTCAAAgattacatttaatttattattaaattataaaaaaacaataaaagtcGTGAAAAACAACACCAAACCACGCTTTTCATTTGACAAGTTTTTTCTCCGCCGCCTCGTTCAACGTCTCTTCGATCGTCTCTTGCAAATCTGAACACCtgcaaataaaaattgcaattattacCTGCTTATAGTTGAAtgaaatacatttatgtacgtacaatttgctgtttaatttttctaattggGTATTATACTGCCCTAGGATGTTTTTGACGCTGTTTTTCAACATATCTTCTATGATTATTTTCctgtaatgaaatatttattcgtATGAAGTAATTCCATTGATGAAAGTATGCTTTGTATTGGAAATAACCTTGAATTTTGTCGTTTTTTCTTGTCTTTCTTGTTCATCAGTATCGGTGACGGTGAAACAGTTTCATTTGGATGGTCAGGGATTTTCACTTCGTATCTGGCATCGTCGCTTTCGAACATTGGACTACTCGGTATGACATTTTGAATCGTTTCCTGCCTCTTTGACTGAGTGTTTTGACTAAAAATACTGTCCAAATTCATTTTCTGAATGTTTAAATCAGTGTTCGTACTGGAGATAGTGCCTCGTTGAACTTTTTCAATGACGAGACTCGGCAAGATGTCCGACTGGGGGTGGAACTCTTGCACTTGGAGTTTTTTTGGTTTGATTTTTCTACGCTTTTTAGGAGTCACTTCCGGGACGATTTTGATTTTTGGTTTTTTCGTCATCTTTTTGCTATCGCTACAAGTATTGCCTTTCAATTTTTCGAATGCCGTATCAAACTTTATATCTATATCAGTGACTGTATCAAACAAGTCGTTGGCATTTTTCTTCTTCATTGCCAATTTCCTTTTGATTTCATTATCGACGAATGCTTCCATATCATACTCGTCGCGTTCCAATATCTCACAATCATATACAGTCGTACTCGTGatatttgctttatttttcTTGACAGTCGTATTGGCTTTACTTTTCTTGACCGTCATCGGTCGCGAGAATCCTTTGCTGAAGCTCTGCATATTGCTCACATTCTCGGGCGTCTCCGGAATCATTTCCTGAAAATCATCCGAATTGTTTTGACATGAAACAGTACATTAAATGGTAATTGACAAGCTCAATATACTTGTGAAGGTATGGGATTATTCGCAGGATGCTCCGTCTCTTTTTCATATCTCATGAAAACTTGGGACGTGTGACGCTGAGGAGAGAATTCCTTCTCTCTGTTGAAAGTATGGAACGCTTGATTCGACCGAATTTGCTGGGAACGTATATCGATTTCATTTGTGATCCTCATGAACGCTTCACTTACTGAAAAGACCATGAGAAAGTTACTAACTGGAATACAAACCAATAACGTGTGAGATAACTGACATACTCTTGAATGGTTTTCTACTTTCAGGAGGCTTGGGCGTGTCCATGTTCTGAAAAACATTAAACCGTGTGAAAGTTTTGTATGTAAACACTAGTACTGTCTCTTTCACGCCGTGTATAAATGGACgagagtgagagagagagagagatgtcAAAATGGGGTGTGTAATAAATTAGATTTGAAAAAGTTTTTACTTTGTCGAATACGACGGAGGTTTCTTTGAAATTTTGtagtttattgtttttgtttttgttggaGCGAGTAGGTTTCGCTCGGCCCGTAGGCTTTGCCTTTGGCTTCATGTTTGGCTGCGGCTGGTTTAACGACGCTATGAATACCGCGCTGCCATTGTGCACTGCTGCCAACTTCACATGTTGTGCGCATAattgataaatacataaaatggttgtgtaaaaattcataattgtcaatctttttttatgtttgttcTGCATCTAACATATATCAAATAagctattttcataatttttattatatattattttttggtctccgtgacgagacagaatgtaaaATTAgagaaaacgcaaagatcgaaaatcgaaagatcaaaaaaaaatggtgcatggtaaacgatacatactcacttagtcttaaggtctgttcatacttaacagcactgcacggcttcagcactgcacgactccgtttcaaatatgtcattttattacatttttattcatatctacctacacgtcgtattgtcgagtacttacattATGAATGCAGTTCCAATTccatgcatacacgtgcattcgcaGCTACGCGTCataatacaagtcagcaaaaatgtttcggcgtttatcgaacgaaaaatgatgtataatcgcgttgttgttggaagaagaagctcaagaaggcattaaaaaagcacggaggagttttgatgtgcattccatgttaaaaaataaaaaaaccgaaggagagttttggacactgtataaggagcttgtggatgatggacaaaatttttttaattacgactTTTTTAAAACGATTAGTGAGCTTTCTGTTAGTTTGACGGTTCTTTTGTAGCATCACTGATGCATTCGTAAGAGTGGCTACACTGATGCATGCTGaagagtggcaacacagaccaaccaagtcgtaataaatgcAATCAGACTGttttcaattatgattattCATTATTACGAATGgactctatatatttatatgatgttattcacctgagatttatttttaattatatacggTCTAATCTAGGTTAGCGTTTTTAGAAAAAGTAACCACATTCAGTTATCTAAtccattaaaattttttcatttaccggcaaaggtctgttcatatttaacagcactgcacgactccgtttcaaatatgtcattttattacatttctattcatatctacctacacgtcgcggtcacgtcacgttcacagcactttggccaagtgcaaggcaaaatcggcttacttatacattacaggccatgacgatacggcgcaatattgcttacgtcgtattgtcgagaacttacaatatgaatgcatacacgtgcattcgtagctacgcgtcagaatacaagtcagcaaaaatgtttcggcgtttatcgaacgaaaaattatgtataatcgcgttgttgttggaagaagaagctcaagaaggcaataaaaaagcacggaggcgttttgatgtgcatcccatgttaaaaaatagaaaaaccgaaggacagttttggacactgtataaggagcttgtggatgatggacaaattttttttaaatatttccgtatgaaccgataccaatttggaacaatactggataaaataaaaacacaaatcaccaaaaaatctataaaatttaaggaagcattgtcaaaaagtcattgtcagcgccaaaaccatgtcgaaagattgtatagctgtcaactgtcactatacAATCCACCCACGagtgatgatatatatatatatatatatatatatatatatatatatatatatatatatatatatatatatatatatatatatttatttttatttttattttacatatataccaggaaggccttacaggtaaatcccaatgcgccttcctggccaattacaaatacaaatgcagcatttttattataagtcgttgaattgcgagacactgaaaaaactcgcaaattaacgagacatctatgaattgtacataaatttttattgtacatcaatcaaatttcaaataatggtgacatagtaggtaggaaggatttttagccaattttttttttccgggaaccgtttcaacaatgaaatcagagaaaattggcaaactctgataggaaacgatcaacctggagtcacaagtccaggtctgaccaacagcatactctgaaaaattcattttcattcagggattgaacccggcaccttcgtgacggtaagcagaagcttaacgtccgagctatgctgctggctatatatatatatatatatatatatgtcaccAGTTATGGAGAGCAGGCGATTGATTGAAACGCGGTGTTCGGCTTCGGGAAACAATGTTTATTGGTTCAGGTACAGCGAGTGTGGGAGACGAGAGAAGTGTTGTCGGTTGCGAGGTCCGAAGGGAAGAGATAGCTTCCCGTGACGCGCTGACCGCCCTCGGGGCGAAAACACCTCCGTTTACGGCCAGCCTTTGGGGATgccacattattattatttattatcagtaatatttatatatttacttatgtatttatatatttattttttgtttactgtttataggggatgaacgaatgagacgactggcatgttaatgcacgtgtttattatatgacagctgaagacggagtgggtagcagctctccgaacccagccgggttggtccccactcgcaggaaggcaaccaaactcgaccatgtcgtataagcgagccgccacatcactccccccccagcatcagcgataccaaaattacaaagaaacaaattattgttacacaaagagaaaaaattattacgtggggagaaaaaaaattgttgacgtgggtcatccgctgtgtacataggtgtaccgccctgaatggtcggtagattcgagggcggtgacgtcgcgagcaggacggtgggtggtccgatggtcgcgccgatcaatgcgatgctgcggcggcgccgctcttccgaggctgatgtcggttggtggggcggcgggggcggcaggggtggcaggggcatcgatgtggttgatgatactccgagctggactgtgagtcgttgtggctcgtggaggtgttgtagcgctaccgcccgtctcggcgtgacgacgctcgtggggacggacggggccttgatgatgatgatgatgatgatggtgctgaggtggtgtatgtcttgtggtgctggatgaccgttctatgtgtagtggatcgcgcatgactccacatccagctgtcaagatcgtcg
This window contains:
- the LOC143909240 gene encoding uncharacterized protein LOC143909240, with the translated sequence MWHPQRLAVNGGVFAPRAVSASREAISSLRTSQPTTLLSSPTLASDCIYYDLVGLCCHSSACISVATLTNASVMLQKNRQTNRKLTNRFKKVNKHKKRLTIMNFYTTILCIYQLCAQHVKLAAVHNGSAVFIASLNQPQPNMKPKAKPTGRAKPTRSNKNKNNKLQNFKETSVVFDKNMDTPKPPESRKPFKISEAFMRITNEIDIRSQQIRSNQAFHTFNREKEFSPQRHTSQVFMRYEKETEHPANNPIPSQEMIPETPENVSNMQSFSKGFSRPMTVKKSKANTTVKKNKANITSTTVYDCEILERDEYDMEAFVDNEIKRKLAMKKKNANDLFDTVTDIDIKFDTAFEKLKGNTCSDSKKMTKKPKIKIVPEVTPKKRRKIKPKKLQVQEFHPQSDILPSLVIEKVQRGTISSTNTDLNIQKMNLDSIFSQNTQSKRQETIQNVIPSSPMFESDDARYEVKIPDHPNETVSPSPILMNKKDKKKRQNSRKIIIEDMLKNSVKNILGQYNTQLEKLNSKLCSDLQETIEETLNEAAEKKLVK